A single region of the Undibacterium piscinae genome encodes:
- a CDS encoding histidine kinase — protein MAAGEHGTAQEATAMVKKVIAFMKANGKEKTLAEVNNLQGQFRDRDLYITINDLEGKNLAHGANAKMQGKDLIDLKDADGKPFMRERMELVKTKGKGWQDYKFVNPVSKQIEQKSMYFEKHDDLVFNCGIYK, from the coding sequence ATGGCGGCAGGCGAGCATGGTACGGCGCAGGAGGCTACCGCCATGGTCAAGAAGGTGATCGCTTTTATGAAGGCCAATGGTAAGGAAAAAACCCTGGCAGAAGTCAATAACCTGCAAGGGCAGTTCCGTGACCGTGATCTCTACATCACCATCAATGACCTGGAAGGCAAAAACCTGGCGCACGGTGCCAATGCCAAAATGCAGGGCAAGGATTTAATTGATCTTAAGGACGCAGACGGCAAGCCTTTCATGCGCGAGCGCATGGAACTGGTAAAAACCAAGGGCAAGGGCTGGCAAGACTACAAATTCGTCAATCCTGTGAGCAAGCAAATCGAACAGAAATCGATGTACTTTGAAAAGCACGATGATTTGGTTTTCAATTGCGGCATTTATAAATAA
- a CDS encoding proline--tRNA ligase, translating to MRATRFFISTLKDAPADAEIVSHKLMMRAGMIKRLGSGIYNYMPMGLRVIRKVENIVREEMNRSNAIEMLMPVVQPAELWQETGRWDKMGPELMRVKDRHGREYAIQPTSEEVITDVVRSEIKSYRQLPLNFYHIQTKFRDERRPRFGLMRGREFTMKDAYSFDRNVDGLKQSYQVMFDAYVRIFTRFGLEFRAVAADNGAIGGSGSHEFHVIADTGEDALVYCPSSDYAANMEAAEAVAPSGERQPASAALTKTATPGKAKCEEVAELLAIPLTSTVKSIVLTVETEEKGAVQRQVWLLLLRGDHELNEIKASKIPGLANHRFATEDEIIEHFGTRPGYLGPINTKLPVKIVADRTVAMMSDFVCGANEADFHFTGANWGRDVAEPMVADLRNVVAGDASPDGKGILAVQRGIEVGHVFQLGTSYSESMKATFLDENGKPQFLQMGCYGIGVTRILGAAIEQNFDDKGIIWPTAIAPFEVVLCPMGMDKSEAVKQQVEKLYAELLAVGVDVILDDRGQRPGAMFADWELIGVPHRIVIGDRGLKDGNLEYQGRRDTEASVVAVEEMLSFIQAKLAGK from the coding sequence ATGCGTGCTACACGGTTTTTTATTTCTACTTTGAAAGATGCCCCTGCCGATGCAGAAATCGTCAGCCATAAACTGATGATGCGTGCGGGCATGATTAAACGCCTCGGTTCCGGCATTTACAATTACATGCCTATGGGTTTGCGTGTCATCCGCAAGGTGGAAAACATCGTGCGCGAAGAGATGAACCGCTCCAATGCGATTGAGATGCTGATGCCCGTGGTGCAGCCTGCTGAATTATGGCAAGAGACTGGCCGCTGGGACAAGATGGGCCCGGAACTGATGCGTGTCAAAGACCGCCACGGCCGTGAATACGCAATCCAGCCGACCTCGGAAGAAGTGATTACCGACGTAGTGCGCTCCGAGATCAAGTCCTACCGTCAGTTGCCGCTCAATTTTTATCATATCCAGACCAAGTTCCGCGACGAGCGCCGTCCGCGTTTTGGCCTGATGCGCGGTCGTGAATTCACCATGAAGGATGCTTACTCGTTTGATCGCAATGTCGATGGCCTGAAACAGTCATATCAGGTGATGTTTGATGCCTACGTCAGGATTTTCACGCGTTTTGGCCTGGAGTTCCGTGCCGTGGCAGCGGATAACGGTGCCATCGGTGGTTCCGGTTCGCACGAATTTCACGTCATTGCCGATACCGGTGAAGATGCGCTGGTATATTGCCCAAGCTCTGATTACGCCGCGAATATGGAAGCGGCTGAGGCTGTCGCGCCAAGTGGTGAGCGTCAGCCGGCCAGCGCGGCCTTGACTAAGACAGCTACACCAGGCAAAGCCAAGTGTGAAGAAGTTGCCGAATTACTGGCGATTCCTTTGACATCGACCGTCAAATCAATCGTGCTGACGGTAGAGACCGAAGAGAAAGGCGCAGTACAAAGACAAGTCTGGTTATTGTTGTTGCGCGGTGATCATGAACTCAATGAAATCAAGGCCAGCAAGATTCCTGGTCTGGCGAACCACCGCTTCGCCACTGAAGACGAAATCATCGAGCATTTTGGTACACGTCCCGGTTACCTCGGTCCTATCAACACCAAACTGCCGGTCAAGATCGTGGCTGACCGTACGGTTGCCATGATGAGTGATTTTGTCTGCGGCGCCAATGAAGCGGATTTCCACTTTACCGGTGCCAACTGGGGCCGCGATGTGGCCGAGCCTATGGTCGCCGATCTGCGCAACGTCGTGGCCGGTGACGCTTCGCCGGATGGCAAGGGTATATTGGCGGTACAGCGCGGTATTGAAGTCGGTCACGTGTTCCAGCTCGGTACCAGCTATTCCGAGTCGATGAAAGCCACTTTCCTCGACGAAAACGGCAAACCGCAATTCCTGCAAATGGGTTGTTATGGCATAGGCGTAACGCGTATCCTGGGTGCCGCGATTGAGCAGAACTTCGATGACAAGGGCATCATCTGGCCGACTGCAATCGCGCCGTTTGAAGTCGTGCTGTGCCCTATGGGGATGGACAAGAGCGAAGCCGTCAAACAGCAAGTCGAGAAGCTGTATGCCGAGTTGCTGGCGGTTGGCGTAGACGTGATACTCGATGATCGCGGTCAGCGTCCGGGTGCCATGTTCGCCGATTGGGAATTGATCGGTGTACCGCATCGCATCGTGATCGGTGACCGTGGTCTGAAAGATGGCAATCTTGAATATCAGGGCCGTCGTGATACCGAGGCGAGTGTGGTCGCTGTTGAAGAAATGCTGTCCTTCATTCAGGCGAAATTGGCTGGGAAATAA
- a CDS encoding sigma-54-dependent Fis family transcriptional regulator has protein sequence MNVDENSRLKEKQVAVLIAVLIEDEQAVRLATTQTLELGGFTVHACARAEHAHAYLHSGFAGIIVTDVRLPGQSGLELLAQATAVDADLPVLVITGHGDVSMAVDAMRHGAYDFIEKPYASERLLDSCLRAQEKRRLVLENRQLRQVLAAHPSMPELVGQTPVIEKVRQFIRNIGPSQVDVLIHGATGTGKEVVARQLHLASGCKGEFVAINCGALPESVFESEIFGHEAGAFTGAQKRRIGKLEYANGGTVFLDEIESMPLALQVKLLRVLQERRLERLGGNTLIALDCRIIAASKTDLLALSAEGRFREDLYYRLAVISLQLPKLNERKADIPLLLAAFVQAAAQRYQKEIPQWSPQQMLAWQQRDWPGNVRELRNFADKLVTLLD, from the coding sequence ATGAACGTTGACGAAAATAGCAGGCTTAAGGAGAAGCAGGTGGCAGTCTTGATAGCGGTGTTGATAGAAGATGAGCAAGCGGTGCGCTTGGCGACTACCCAGACGCTGGAGCTGGGCGGCTTTACGGTACATGCCTGTGCCAGGGCCGAGCACGCCCATGCCTACCTGCATAGCGGATTTGCCGGCATCATCGTGACCGATGTGCGCTTGCCCGGCCAGTCGGGTCTGGAACTGCTGGCTCAGGCAACGGCGGTAGATGCTGATTTGCCGGTGCTGGTGATCACCGGGCATGGCGACGTCAGCATGGCGGTCGATGCGATGCGCCACGGCGCTTACGATTTCATAGAGAAACCTTATGCCAGCGAACGCTTGCTCGACAGCTGCCTGCGCGCTCAGGAAAAACGCCGGCTGGTGCTGGAAAACCGTCAGCTCAGGCAGGTATTGGCGGCACACCCCAGCATGCCGGAACTGGTGGGCCAAACGCCGGTGATAGAAAAAGTCCGGCAATTCATCCGCAATATAGGACCGAGCCAGGTTGATGTGCTGATCCATGGTGCGACCGGCACCGGCAAGGAAGTGGTGGCACGGCAGCTGCATCTGGCCAGTGGCTGCAAGGGAGAATTTGTCGCGATCAATTGCGGCGCGTTGCCGGAATCGGTGTTCGAGAGCGAAATTTTCGGCCATGAAGCGGGCGCCTTTACCGGTGCGCAAAAACGGCGCATAGGCAAGCTCGAATATGCCAATGGCGGCACCGTGTTTCTCGACGAGATAGAAAGCATGCCGCTGGCCTTGCAAGTCAAATTACTGCGCGTCTTGCAGGAGCGCAGGCTGGAAAGATTGGGCGGCAATACCCTGATCGCACTCGATTGTCGCATCATTGCCGCCAGTAAAACCGATTTGCTGGCGCTGAGCGCCGAGGGCAGATTTCGTGAAGACCTGTATTACCGCTTGGCCGTGATCAGCCTGCAATTGCCTAAGCTAAATGAACGCAAGGCGGATATCCCTTTGTTGCTGGCCGCCTTCGTCCAGGCCGCCGCGCAGCGCTATCAGAAAGAAATACCGCAGTGGAGCCCGCAGCAAATGCTGGCATGGCAGCAGCGCGACTGGCCGGGTAATGTGCGCGAACTACGTAATTTTGCCGATAAGCTGGTGACTCTACTAGATTGA
- a CDS encoding RNA pyrophosphohydrolase — MLDREGFRPNVGIILLNASNEVWWGKRVREHSWQFPQGGIKYGESPEQAMFRELEEETGLRPEHVKVIGRTRDWLRYEVPDHFIKREIRGHYRGQKQIWFLLRMVGRDCDVNLRASSHPEFDAWRWHEYWVPLDVVIEFKRGVYQLALQELSRFIHRVDHPGSQRKNARQTAVPAEPTPAATAPTEPIISIGQTKDKDNAK; from the coding sequence ATGCTAGATCGTGAAGGCTTTCGGCCTAACGTAGGCATCATATTGCTCAATGCGAGCAATGAAGTTTGGTGGGGCAAGCGGGTACGTGAACATTCCTGGCAATTTCCTCAGGGTGGCATCAAGTATGGCGAATCTCCGGAACAAGCCATGTTTCGCGAACTGGAAGAAGAAACCGGTTTGCGGCCTGAGCACGTCAAAGTCATAGGTCGCACCCGCGACTGGCTGCGCTATGAAGTGCCGGATCATTTCATCAAGCGGGAAATTCGCGGACATTACCGGGGCCAAAAACAGATCTGGTTTTTGCTGCGCATGGTCGGACGCGATTGCGACGTCAACCTGCGCGCCAGTAGCCACCCTGAATTTGACGCCTGGCGCTGGCATGAATATTGGGTTCCGCTCGATGTCGTGATCGAGTTCAAGCGTGGCGTGTATCAGCTCGCCCTGCAGGAATTATCACGTTTCATACATAGGGTCGATCATCCGGGTTCGCAACGCAAGAATGCACGACAGACCGCGGTGCCAGCCGAACCGACTCCAGCGGCGACGGCGCCGACAGAGCCCATCATTAGCATTGGGCAAACCAAGGACAAGGACAATGCAAAATAA
- a CDS encoding sensor histidine kinase → MRISRRIILFALVLGSALALIFSAYLLASRKAVEDIRLAGERQLQLIALDLESVLERYETLPYSVAYLPMATQVLAAPHDGALLQEFNLTLQDLQQQAKVESIYLMDKDGKTLASSNWDSATSYIGKNFGFRPYFAEAIKGSGMGGVAGHFYAIGNSTNIPGYFIAQAVYPSGSKRGLAKPLGVIAVKISLNTFEQAWRSSEEPIALADRHGVVFLSNRSAWQYRSLGALDQVVQQGLQQTLQYAGKRIVPINSLPKAERAGFDEYLAHPIGRLGWQLMLFPAQSKVQRAGAQAAAVASLLIGVLLALAGVVYQRRRRLEEGRAAQFALKHAADELEQKIAQRTLDLTLGNEKLEAQLHKLTEAENLLRTTQNDMLQTAKLAMLGQMAAGITHELNQPLTAIRAFADNAGVFLARGNSEQAGANLQHISDASARMGSIIGQLKGFARKSSDALSVVDVGAAIHAAAALLRSEFERQEAQLELQLESPLESPQGSQIGATAALVLGDSIRMEQVLINLIRNALDAVEQSRIKKVSVILECDADVVCIRIIDSGSGLPEQVLQHLFEPFFTTKPSGRGLGLGLAISSSIVQAMNGQLSAQNRAQGGAEFVVKIPAMPAALA, encoded by the coding sequence ATGAGAATCAGCAGACGCATCATCTTATTTGCCCTGGTACTGGGATCGGCGCTGGCGCTGATTTTCAGTGCCTATCTGCTGGCATCGCGCAAGGCGGTTGAAGATATCCGTCTTGCCGGTGAGCGCCAGTTGCAACTTATTGCGCTTGATCTGGAATCGGTGCTGGAACGTTACGAAACCCTGCCGTATTCGGTCGCCTACCTACCTATGGCCACCCAGGTGCTGGCAGCGCCGCATGATGGCGCCTTGTTGCAGGAATTTAATTTAACCCTGCAGGATTTGCAACAGCAGGCCAAGGTCGAGTCTATCTATCTGATGGATAAGGACGGCAAGACGCTTGCCAGCAGCAATTGGGATAGTGCCACCAGCTACATAGGCAAAAATTTTGGATTCCGCCCGTATTTTGCCGAGGCCATCAAGGGCAGTGGCATGGGTGGTGTGGCCGGACATTTCTATGCAATCGGCAATAGCACCAATATTCCCGGCTATTTTATCGCCCAGGCGGTCTACCCTTCAGGCAGCAAGCGTGGCTTGGCCAAACCGCTTGGGGTGATCGCGGTTAAAATTAGTTTGAATACGTTTGAACAAGCCTGGCGCAGTAGCGAAGAGCCGATCGCGCTGGCCGACCGCCATGGCGTAGTATTTCTGAGCAATCGCAGCGCGTGGCAATACCGTAGCCTGGGCGCACTCGATCAGGTGGTGCAGCAGGGTTTGCAGCAAACCCTGCAATATGCCGGCAAACGTATAGTCCCCATCAATAGTTTGCCGAAAGCCGAACGCGCCGGATTTGACGAATATCTGGCACATCCTATAGGCCGGCTGGGCTGGCAGCTAATGCTGTTTCCGGCCCAATCCAAAGTGCAGCGTGCCGGTGCCCAGGCCGCTGCGGTCGCTTCGCTGTTGATCGGGGTGTTGCTGGCCCTGGCCGGCGTGGTTTACCAGCGCCGCCGGCGTCTGGAAGAGGGGCGTGCCGCGCAATTCGCCTTGAAGCATGCGGCGGATGAACTGGAGCAAAAAATTGCCCAGCGTACGCTGGATCTGACGCTAGGCAACGAGAAACTGGAAGCCCAGTTACACAAGCTCACTGAAGCCGAGAATTTGTTACGCACTACCCAAAATGATATGTTGCAGACCGCTAAGCTGGCCATGCTGGGGCAAATGGCGGCCGGTATTACCCATGAACTGAATCAGCCGCTGACCGCGATCCGCGCCTTTGCCGACAATGCCGGCGTATTTCTGGCGCGTGGCAACAGCGAGCAAGCCGGTGCTAACCTGCAACACATCAGCGATGCCAGCGCCCGCATGGGCTCTATCATCGGGCAGTTGAAAGGCTTTGCCAGAAAGAGTTCCGATGCGCTCAGCGTGGTGGATGTCGGTGCCGCGATTCATGCCGCGGCCGCGTTGCTGCGTAGCGAGTTTGAACGCCAGGAAGCGCAGCTGGAGTTGCAACTGGAGTCACCACTGGAGTCACCACAGGGGTCTCAAATCGGCGCCACCGCAGCCCTGGTACTGGGCGATAGCATCAGGATGGAGCAGGTCTTGATTAACCTGATCCGCAATGCACTCGATGCGGTCGAGCAAAGCCGGATAAAAAAAGTGTCGGTGATTCTGGAGTGCGATGCGGATGTGGTTTGCATACGCATCATCGACAGCGGTAGCGGCTTACCCGAACAGGTGTTGCAACATCTGTTTGAACCCTTCTTTACTACCAAGCCCAGCGGACGCGGTCTGGGTCTGGGGCTGGCGATCTCATCGTCGATCGTGCAGGCGATGAATGGCCAGTTATCTGCACAGAACCGGGCGCAGGGCGGCGCCGAGTTTGTGGTAAAGATTCCGGCGATGCCAGCTGCGCTAGCTTGA
- a CDS encoding ABC transporter substrate-binding protein, whose protein sequence is MLKKLSIASVLLSMLSIPAQAQETIRLGNLKFAHYGAVSYIKEIAPKCGIKVEERVFAKGLDAMQAVIAGELDVAAVSSEAVISARASGTPIYLVAGFAKGGARLMGRADLGMKTVKDLKGKKVGVTRGGIQEILLAAELSQNGLTYSDQPGKDVQIIYLGFPDLNQALLGKNLDAIMQSEPYSSQAISKGFGNEIIKPYDTPIGEPVRTMVMTEKFYKERKPVAEKFMRCFVEATKTFIDNRDLAEKYVRENMFKGQVSHEDFVSAIENSPYSYDVTVEHIQITTDLMQKYGIGKMSKPPVAKDWVKTDLLDQAKKSMNIK, encoded by the coding sequence ATGTTAAAAAAACTCAGTATTGCAAGCGTCCTGCTGTCCATGCTCAGCATCCCGGCACAGGCGCAAGAGACTATCCGTTTAGGTAATCTTAAGTTCGCCCATTACGGGGCAGTTTCATATATCAAGGAAATCGCGCCTAAGTGCGGCATCAAGGTAGAGGAGCGGGTCTTTGCCAAGGGACTCGACGCGATGCAGGCGGTGATCGCCGGCGAACTCGATGTCGCGGCAGTCTCATCGGAAGCGGTGATCTCGGCGCGTGCCAGCGGCACGCCTATCTATCTGGTGGCAGGTTTTGCCAAGGGCGGTGCGCGCCTGATGGGACGTGCCGATCTGGGCATGAAGACCGTCAAAGACCTCAAGGGTAAAAAAGTCGGCGTCACGCGCGGCGGCATACAGGAGATTTTGCTGGCGGCAGAATTGTCGCAAAACGGCCTGACGTATTCGGATCAACCGGGCAAGGATGTGCAAATCATTTACCTGGGTTTTCCGGATTTGAATCAGGCTTTGCTGGGAAAAAATCTCGATGCCATCATGCAATCCGAGCCTTATTCTTCGCAGGCTATCAGCAAGGGCTTTGGCAATGAAATCATCAAACCCTACGATACCCCTATCGGTGAGCCGGTACGTACTATGGTGATGACGGAAAAATTCTATAAAGAGCGCAAACCGGTAGCGGAAAAATTCATGCGTTGTTTCGTCGAAGCGACCAAGACGTTTATCGATAACCGCGATCTGGCCGAGAAATACGTGCGTGAAAACATGTTCAAGGGACAGGTCAGCCACGAAGATTTTGTCAGTGCGATAGAAAACTCCCCGTATTCGTATGACGTCACTGTCGAGCACATCCAGATCACCACCGATCTGATGCAAAAATACGGCATAGGCAAAATGAGCAAGCCACCAGTGGCCAAAGACTGGGTCAAGACCGATTTGCTCGATCAGGCTAAAAAGAGCATGAACATCAAATAA
- a CDS encoding ABC transporter substrate-binding protein has translation MKFRLRPLPALKFTLVTLALCGAGALWAEDGVTDSRILIGQTVGVTGQIAAPVKEMMAGANAYFETINKAGGVNGRKIEVRTLDDKFDPALAAANADALIKNDHVLALFQSRGTPHTEAILPLLAANKVPLIAPSTGAMVFHQDTNRYLFNVRAKYQDEVNKAVKQFSTIGIKKISLLYVDDSFGKDGLAGFQSVMAQQKLAPVSINSFDRAKPELDAVVASVAKANPQAVIIISSSATTIDIIKKLRAQSPLIQLMTLSNNSSLAFVESLGKLGQGVMMSQIMPAANSLATGLGQEFKTMTQTSGVTPSYAAMEGFVAAKVLVEGLKRAGRNLTRESLISGLESIRRVDLGGLVLSYSERDHNGSDFVELTMINKDGKFIR, from the coding sequence ATGAAATTCAGGTTAAGGCCTTTACCGGCACTTAAATTCACACTCGTTACGCTTGCACTATGCGGTGCAGGGGCGTTGTGGGCCGAGGATGGCGTGACGGACAGTCGCATCCTGATCGGCCAGACCGTCGGAGTGACGGGGCAGATCGCCGCACCGGTCAAGGAAATGATGGCGGGTGCAAACGCCTATTTTGAGACCATTAATAAAGCGGGCGGCGTTAACGGCAGAAAAATCGAGGTACGCACGCTAGATGATAAGTTTGATCCGGCACTAGCGGCAGCCAATGCCGATGCCTTGATCAAAAACGATCATGTGCTGGCCTTGTTTCAGTCACGCGGAACTCCGCACACCGAGGCGATATTGCCGCTGCTGGCTGCTAATAAAGTGCCGTTGATTGCACCTAGCACCGGAGCCATGGTGTTTCATCAGGATACCAACCGCTATCTGTTTAATGTGCGGGCCAAGTATCAGGATGAAGTGAACAAGGCGGTTAAGCAGTTTTCTACCATAGGCATCAAGAAAATCTCGCTGCTGTATGTTGATGATTCGTTCGGCAAGGACGGCCTGGCCGGTTTTCAGAGTGTGATGGCGCAGCAAAAATTAGCACCGGTCTCGATCAATAGTTTTGACCGTGCCAAACCTGAGCTTGATGCCGTGGTGGCGAGTGTGGCCAAGGCCAATCCGCAGGCTGTCATTATCATCAGTTCGTCGGCGACGACGATCGATATCATCAAAAAACTGCGTGCGCAGAGCCCCTTGATACAGTTGATGACCTTGTCGAATAATTCTTCACTCGCGTTTGTCGAGAGCTTAGGCAAACTGGGGCAAGGCGTGATGATGTCGCAAATTATGCCGGCTGCGAATTCACTGGCCACCGGCCTTGGGCAAGAGTTCAAGACGATGACGCAAACGAGTGGAGTTACACCTTCGTATGCTGCGATGGAAGGTTTCGTTGCCGCCAAAGTCTTGGTCGAAGGGCTTAAGCGCGCCGGCCGCAATCTGACCCGCGAGAGCTTAATCAGCGGGCTGGAGTCTATACGCCGGGTTGATCTGGGCGGTCTGGTGCTGAGCTACAGTGAGCGTGATCACAATGGCAGTGATTTCGTAGAACTGACGATGATCAACAAAGACGGTAAATTTATTCGTTGA
- a CDS encoding lytic transglycosylase domain-containing protein, which produces MCTAIVQVSSKLSEAKVVSLNFWFRKQLRLLSISAFICALFASPFALAGNQKEEAMADSVRLALSKLVSDPRPPKPSFDQIEERIKYLHWLGEMSDRLKRRLPDKQTRQEFLETVWYESKRAGLDPALVLGLIQVESAFRKYATSVVGARGYMQVMPFWSRVIGDRDAQKLFQMQSNLRYGCAILRMYIDMEAGNLYLALGRYNGSRGRPEYPNAVLANWKNWEYVK; this is translated from the coding sequence ATGTGCACGGCTATCGTGCAGGTTAGCTCTAAATTAAGCGAAGCCAAAGTGGTATCGCTTAATTTTTGGTTCAGGAAGCAGCTTCGCTTATTGAGTATTTCTGCATTTATCTGCGCGCTTTTTGCTTCTCCGTTCGCCTTGGCGGGGAATCAGAAAGAGGAGGCGATGGCAGATTCGGTGCGGCTCGCTTTATCCAAACTAGTCAGTGATCCGCGCCCACCGAAACCTAGTTTTGATCAGATTGAGGAACGTATCAAATATCTGCACTGGCTAGGTGAAATGTCGGATCGCCTGAAGCGACGACTGCCCGATAAACAGACCCGCCAGGAATTTCTTGAAACCGTCTGGTATGAGTCCAAACGCGCCGGCCTCGATCCGGCCTTGGTACTGGGCTTGATACAGGTAGAGTCGGCATTTCGCAAATACGCGACCTCGGTGGTTGGTGCGCGCGGCTATATGCAGGTGATGCCATTCTGGTCGCGTGTGATCGGCGACCGCGATGCGCAGAAGCTGTTTCAGATGCAATCTAATCTGCGTTATGGCTGCGCGATACTGCGCATGTACATAGACATGGAAGCGGGTAATCTGTATCTGGCATTGGGACGTTATAACGGTAGTCGCGGGCGCCCTGAATATCCGAATGCGGTATTGGCGAATTGGAAGAACTGGGAATACGTGAAGTAA
- the ffh gene encoding signal recognition particle protein, with the protein MLDNLTQRLAKVVKTMRGEARLTESNTAEMLREVRMALLEADVALPAVRDLIARVKEKALGEEVISSLTPGQALVGVVQKELASLMGADLGEEAYQLSFATQPPAIILMAGLQGAGKTTTVGKLAKYLKEQKKKKVLTVSADVYRPAAIGQLQTVTAQVGADFFPSLPTDKPVDIALAALDYAKKHHHDILIIDTAGRLGIDEAMMLEISALHAAVKPIETLFVVDAMLGQDAVNTAKAFNDALPLTGVVLTKLDGDARGGAALSVRHITGKPIKFAGVSEKLDGLEAFDPTRMANRILGMGDILALVESAQKGMDVAAAQDLAQKLKVGGKFDMNDFQLQLSQMKKMGGMANLMDKLPAQLQQAANGANMGQADKQVRRMEGMINSMTPLERAKPDLIKASRKRRIAAGAGVQIQEVNRMLAQFDQMQTMMKKLKGGGMMKMLRGMKGMMPGKR; encoded by the coding sequence ATGCTAGATAACCTTACCCAACGCCTCGCCAAAGTGGTCAAGACCATGCGTGGCGAAGCGCGCCTGACCGAATCGAATACCGCAGAAATGCTGCGCGAAGTTCGCATGGCTTTGTTAGAGGCCGACGTTGCCCTGCCTGCGGTACGTGACCTGATCGCCCGCGTCAAAGAAAAAGCCCTGGGTGAAGAAGTCATCAGCTCACTGACGCCAGGCCAGGCACTGGTAGGCGTAGTACAAAAGGAACTGGCCTCACTGATGGGTGCCGACCTGGGCGAAGAAGCCTACCAGCTCAGCTTTGCGACCCAGCCACCGGCGATCATCCTGATGGCCGGTTTGCAGGGTGCGGGTAAAACCACTACTGTCGGTAAGCTCGCCAAATACCTGAAAGAACAAAAGAAGAAAAAAGTATTGACGGTTTCTGCCGACGTGTATCGTCCGGCTGCGATAGGTCAGTTGCAAACCGTGACGGCCCAGGTCGGTGCCGACTTTTTCCCTTCCCTGCCCACCGACAAGCCGGTCGACATCGCCTTGGCCGCTTTAGATTACGCAAAAAAACACCATCACGATATCTTGATCATCGATACCGCTGGTCGTCTCGGTATTGATGAAGCCATGATGCTGGAAATTTCGGCTTTGCATGCGGCAGTCAAACCTATCGAAACCCTGTTCGTGGTCGATGCCATGCTGGGGCAAGATGCAGTCAACACCGCCAAGGCGTTTAATGATGCCTTGCCGCTGACCGGCGTAGTGCTGACCAAGCTTGATGGTGACGCCCGCGGTGGTGCCGCCCTATCGGTACGCCATATCACCGGCAAGCCTATCAAGTTTGCCGGTGTCTCGGAAAAACTCGATGGTCTGGAAGCGTTTGACCCGACCCGCATGGCCAATCGCATTTTAGGTATGGGCGATATCCTGGCACTGGTCGAATCCGCGCAAAAAGGCATGGACGTAGCGGCGGCGCAAGATCTGGCACAGAAGCTCAAGGTCGGCGGCAAGTTCGACATGAATGACTTCCAGTTGCAACTGAGCCAGATGAAAAAAATGGGCGGCATGGCCAACCTCATGGATAAACTGCCGGCACAATTGCAACAGGCTGCCAATGGCGCCAATATGGGTCAGGCCGACAAGCAAGTACGTCGCATGGAAGGCATGATCAATTCAATGACACCATTGGAAAGAGCGAAACCGGATCTGATTAAGGCTTCCCGCAAACGCCGTATCGCCGCTGGTGCCGGAGTTCAAATTCAGGAAGTCAATCGCATGCTGGCGCAATTTGACCAGATGCAAACCATGATGAAAAAACTCAAGGGCGGCGGCATGATGAAGATGTTGCGCGGCATGAAGGGCATGATGCCGGGTAAACGCTAA
- a CDS encoding ABC transporter ATP-binding protein: protein MTNQVNKQVLAQASPAQIKVGAVNKIFKTADKEVVALKDINLEISQGQFVCLLGPSGCGKSTLLNAIAGFALPSSGSITTDGKLVSAPGPDRGMVFQEYALFPWMTVEQNIAFGLEIKGMGKAEIAQRVAALLGMLGLADFKSRFPKDLSGGMRQRVAIARVLALDSPIMLMDEPFGALDALTRRNLQDELLRIWSELKKTIIFVTHSIEEAIYLADRIVVMTYRPGTVKRDIMVELPRQRDPSSAEFNALKRELGQLVMEEQQRHHNDELKMAAVD from the coding sequence ATGACAAATCAAGTCAACAAACAAGTGCTGGCTCAAGCGAGTCCTGCGCAAATCAAGGTCGGCGCAGTGAATAAGATCTTCAAGACGGCTGACAAGGAAGTGGTGGCGCTCAAGGATATCAATCTGGAGATTAGCCAGGGCCAGTTCGTCTGCCTGCTGGGGCCTTCCGGGTGCGGCAAATCTACGCTGCTCAACGCTATCGCCGGCTTTGCCCTGCCTAGTTCGGGCAGCATTACTACCGATGGCAAACTGGTGAGTGCACCAGGCCCTGATCGTGGCATGGTGTTCCAGGAGTACGCCTTGTTTCCGTGGATGACGGTAGAGCAGAACATCGCTTTCGGTCTGGAAATCAAGGGTATGGGCAAGGCAGAAATCGCGCAACGCGTCGCCGCTTTGCTGGGTATGCTGGGACTGGCCGACTTTAAGAGCCGCTTTCCGAAAGACCTGTCGGGCGGTATGCGTCAGCGCGTTGCGATTGCGCGGGTGCTGGCACTCGACTCTCCCATCATGCTGATGGATGAGCCTTTCGGCGCACTCGATGCCTTAACCCGCCGCAACCTGCAAGATGAATTATTGCGCATCTGGTCCGAGTTGAAAAAGACCATCATCTTCGTCACCCACAGCATAGAAGAAGCGATCTATCTGGCCGACCGGATTGTTGTCATGACTTACCGTCCCGGTACGGTCAAGCGCGACATCATGGTTGAACTGCCGCGCCAGCGTGATCCGTCTTCGGCGGAATTTAATGCACTCAAGCGTGAGCTGGGGCAGCTAGTGATGGAAGAGCAGCAACGTCACCACAATGACGAGTTGAAAATGGCTGCGGTGGATTAG